A window of the Cololabis saira isolate AMF1-May2022 chromosome 19, fColSai1.1, whole genome shotgun sequence genome harbors these coding sequences:
- the LOC133419293 gene encoding myeloid-associated differentiation marker-like protein 2 has product MGCIDSIKDTFSQAKFTPSALLSGRGALHMLEIVLCLATFIVASFRGGSTHTYWNYAMFAWAFCGIMTLIITIIEMFKLDIVLDMFCMNWADFATGMAMSSSLMTVCVAITYANFYLCKTCILGWVVSILAFLCAIAYIIEVLKDKCMDKKKAVYLAALPGFWKVMEAFVSCMIFVSLTGYRDKPALIACVVAYAIPFPIIPLIIATNILKKLKKCLPFNLDRFVFIFLVISVVLYVFAAITWPIFAFKNNPRPKDCPPSYCVWAIQFMVAFLTYVNLILFIVDLIFTLLGICGFKST; this is encoded by the coding sequence ATGGGATGTATTGATTCTATTAAGGACACGTTCTCACAGGCAAAGTTTACTCCATCTGCTCTTTTGTCTGGACGAGGCGCTCTGCACATGCTGGAGATTGTACTATGTCTGGCCACCTTTATCGTGGCTTCCTTCAGAGGAGGGAGCACCCATACCTACTGGAACTACGCTATGTTCGCTTGGGCCTTTTGCGGCATCATGACGCTCATCATCACTATCATCGAGATGTTCAAGCTTGACATCGTGCTCGATATGTTTTGCATGAACTGGGCCGACTTCGCCACAGGCATGGCCATGTCTTCCTCGCTCATGACTGTCTGCGTCGCCATCACCTACGCCAACTTCTACCTCTGCAAGACATGCATCTTAGGCTGGGTAGTGAGCATACTGGCCTTCCTGTGTGCCATAGCCTACATTATTGAAGTGTTGAAGGACAAATGCATGGATAAGAAGAAGGCGGTCTACCTGGCGGCTCTCCCTGGATTCTGGAAAGTTATGGAGGCCTTCGTCAGCTGTATGATTTTTGTGTCACTTACGGGTTATAGGGATAAGCCAGCTCTGATTGCTTGTGTTGTAGCGTATGCCATTCCTTTTCCCATCATTCCTTTGATCATAGCCACCAACATCCTAAAAAAACTGAAGAAATGTTTGCCCTTTAACTTGGACAGGTTTGTGTTTATCTTCCTGGTGATCTCTGTTGTGCTTTATGTATTCGCTGCTATTACCTGGCCCAtttttgcattcaaaaacaATCCCCGTCCCAAAGACTGCCCACCAAGCTATTGCGTATGGGCCATTCAGTTTATGGTTGCATTCCTGACATATGTCAATCTCATTCTTTTCATAGTGGACCTCATTTTTACACTGCTTGGTATATGTGGTTTTAAAAGCACATAA